Proteins co-encoded in one Candidatus Thiodictyon syntrophicum genomic window:
- a CDS encoding AAA family ATPase: MTLLQEILNWSQSLPVWQSDAVARLLAKQTLTVEDHDDLFALLKVAHGIPDPKGRKPKPLTADQIPAPVKLTTHVELLAMKNMRNVNAIAENQRLPFSPAGMTVIYGDNGSGKSGYSRVLKRACRARDQTEAIYPNANLAMGKAGVAEAAFELAVDGVAQDTQWADGNAAPAALSSFAIFDSRCARAYLDSEDDFSYVPYGLDVFEGLAKVCAQLKAAIENEHAQSAAALSAFVPLHGDTLVGKLISGLSAKTTQAQIDALATLSADELAQHAVLSNSLKENNPKEKAVQLRLRARRVAAIATNAINKDALVDHTVVARLRSLADSYRTAQVAAALAAKQFKEGENLLPGTGGEAWRELFDAARKFAIQSHPDKAFPDLGTDSPCPLCQQPLAEGAVRLLRFEAFIQAEAEKTAQACRTALYAEYKPFVANILTLNLDDVTRGEIEVLDPQLANDTKAFELALTARQGAIKAAVLAHQWDGTNQALVNPAARLQALAEKLNAEAGTLEIASDEKARAALQKQFVELDARVRLSQVKDAVVTAVTRLGHQARLKQCLSAVKTKAISLKASELAEKVVSKELAEALNREFKALGVGTLRVSLQSRSDRGKPLHKLKLELPQCRSPGDILSEGEQRAVAIGSFLAEVGLIGGKGGIVFDDPVSSLDHRRRERVAKRLAVEAAQRQIIVFTHDIYFLCLLAEEAKLAGVPIATQSLTRRAEGFGIADPDLPFEGKTASKRIRALKAQHQSIAKLHKDGEEEEYRKQTVDAYFRLRMTWERAVEEVLLREVILRFRKGIETQRLAGVVVEDDDYAKVHAGMTKCSNYAHDKALQGGIAVPEPDELLADIMALDTWRDGIENRSRITAQKRKA, from the coding sequence TTGACGCTACTGCAAGAAATTCTAAATTGGTCGCAGAGTCTTCCAGTATGGCAAAGCGATGCTGTGGCGCGCTTGCTGGCTAAGCAGACACTTACGGTAGAAGACCACGATGATCTATTTGCGCTGCTCAAAGTTGCGCACGGCATTCCGGACCCCAAGGGCCGCAAGCCTAAGCCCCTCACGGCCGACCAGATCCCCGCGCCAGTGAAACTGACGACTCACGTCGAACTGCTTGCCATGAAGAATATGCGGAACGTCAATGCGATTGCAGAGAATCAGCGCTTGCCGTTTAGCCCTGCCGGAATGACCGTCATCTATGGCGACAACGGTTCTGGAAAGTCCGGATACTCGCGCGTGCTTAAACGCGCCTGCCGGGCGCGCGATCAGACGGAAGCAATCTATCCGAACGCCAACCTTGCCATGGGTAAAGCTGGGGTAGCCGAAGCCGCCTTCGAGCTTGCTGTTGATGGCGTTGCGCAAGATACTCAGTGGGCTGACGGTAATGCCGCTCCCGCTGCGCTGTCGTCTTTCGCAATCTTCGACTCGCGCTGTGCGCGTGCCTACCTCGATAGCGAAGATGACTTTTCTTATGTTCCTTACGGGCTCGATGTTTTCGAGGGGCTCGCGAAGGTTTGCGCGCAGTTGAAGGCCGCGATCGAGAACGAGCATGCGCAGTCCGCCGCCGCCCTTTCGGCGTTCGTGCCGCTGCACGGCGACACGCTCGTCGGCAAACTGATTTCAGGACTGTCGGCCAAGACGACGCAGGCCCAAATCGACGCGCTGGCCACGCTGTCGGCGGACGAACTGGCCCAGCATGCGGTGCTGAGCAATAGTCTGAAAGAGAACAATCCGAAGGAGAAGGCGGTGCAATTGCGCCTGCGTGCCCGTCGAGTCGCCGCCATCGCGACAAACGCAATCAATAAGGACGCGCTGGTTGATCATACGGTGGTCGCCAGGTTGCGCAGCCTGGCAGACAGTTACCGCACGGCACAGGTGGCCGCGGCACTCGCAGCCAAGCAGTTTAAGGAGGGAGAGAACCTGCTGCCAGGTACTGGGGGAGAGGCATGGCGCGAGCTGTTCGATGCCGCTCGTAAGTTCGCAATCCAATCCCACCCAGACAAAGCATTTCCGGATCTCGGCACGGATTCGCCTTGCCCGCTGTGCCAGCAACCTCTCGCCGAAGGCGCCGTTCGCTTGCTGCGCTTTGAGGCATTCATCCAGGCGGAGGCAGAGAAAACCGCCCAGGCGTGCCGCACCGCCCTGTACGCAGAGTACAAGCCGTTCGTTGCGAACATCCTGACACTGAATCTCGATGATGTGACCCGTGGCGAGATCGAAGTCCTGGACCCGCAACTCGCCAATGATACCAAAGCCTTTGAGCTAGCGCTGACCGCTCGCCAGGGAGCTATCAAGGCGGCGGTGCTTGCACACCAATGGGATGGCACCAATCAGGCTTTGGTCAACCCGGCGGCGCGACTTCAAGCATTGGCCGAAAAGCTGAATGCCGAAGCCGGAACTCTTGAGATAGCATCCGACGAGAAGGCACGTGCCGCACTTCAAAAGCAGTTCGTCGAACTCGATGCGCGAGTGCGTCTGAGTCAGGTCAAGGATGCTGTGGTCACGGCCGTCACGCGACTCGGCCATCAGGCTAGACTTAAGCAGTGCCTGTCAGCCGTCAAGACCAAGGCCATCTCGCTGAAGGCGTCGGAACTCGCCGAAAAAGTCGTGTCCAAAGAACTGGCCGAAGCGCTCAACCGCGAATTCAAGGCGCTGGGCGTTGGCACGCTCCGCGTTTCGCTCCAGAGCCGCTCCGACAGAGGCAAACCGTTGCACAAGTTAAAGCTGGAGTTGCCACAGTGCCGCAGCCCCGGCGATATCCTAAGTGAAGGCGAGCAGCGAGCAGTCGCAATTGGCTCCTTCCTGGCCGAGGTCGGGCTGATTGGTGGTAAAGGCGGAATCGTGTTCGATGACCCGGTGTCCTCGCTCGATCATCGCCGCCGCGAACGGGTGGCGAAGCGCCTAGCAGTCGAAGCAGCGCAGCGTCAGATCATCGTATTCACCCATGACATCTATTTCCTTTGTCTCTTGGCAGAGGAGGCGAAGCTGGCTGGAGTGCCGATTGCCACCCAGAGCCTGACACGCCGTGCTGAGGGGTTCGGTATTGCCGATCCGGATCTCCCCTTCGAGGGGAAAACCGCCAGCAAGCGGATTCGAGCCTTGAAGGCTCAGCATCAATCCATTGCCAAACTTCACAAGGACGGCGAAGAGGAGGAGTACCGGAAGCAAACGGTTGACGCCTATTTTCGGCTCCGCATGACGTGGGAACGCGCCGTGGAGGAAGTTCTCCTGCGCGAGGTGATCCTACGCTTCCGTAAAGGCATTGAAACACAGCGACTTGCAGGAGTTGTTGTCGAAGATGACGACTATGCCAAAGTGCATGCCGGTATGACGAAATGCTCAAACTACGCGCATGACAAAGCCCTACAAGGCGGCATCGCTGTTCCCGAACCCGACGAACTACTAGCGGACATCATGGCGTTGGATACTTGGCGGGACGGTATCGAAAATAGAAGCAGGATCACGGCGCAGAAACGTAAGGCGTGA
- the hisF gene encoding imidazole glycerol phosphate synthase subunit HisF codes for MISLLDYGAGNVRSLRNAIQALGFELTEIEHPSDILKAERLIFPGVGAFGAAMERLHQLGYVEPLKEYLAAGRPFLGICIGLQTLFEGSEESPGVAGLGLIPGLIRRFDDPSLSVPHMGWNGVRVERPSPLFADYGGEKFYFVHSYRAEPDARNADWRLATTDYGQPFLSAVSRGRVAAVQFHPEKSGAAGLRLLRHFLAGEEQADLSPAALASAAGPTRFAKRIIACLDVRANDQGDLVVTKGDQYDVRDKGEGGAVRNLGKPVELAQRYYEEGADEVTFLNITAFRDFPLDDQPMMEVLRRTSERVFVPLTIGGGIRAFTDGEGRHYGALDVAHAYFRSGADKVSIGSDAVETVLGVLARGGKDGGSSIEQIARVYGNQAVVISIDPRRVYVDSPAATRHATVETATPGPHGERFCWFQCTVKGGREGRDLDVVELARCCEDLGAGEILVNSIDRDGSKAGFDLELIQSVRAAVRIPVIASSGAGRVEHFSEVFAATGVEAALAAGIFHRREVPIAAVKTHLRGRGIETRA; via the coding sequence ATGATCTCCCTTCTGGACTACGGCGCCGGCAATGTCCGCAGCCTGCGCAACGCCATCCAAGCACTCGGGTTCGAACTGACCGAGATCGAACACCCTTCGGATATCCTCAAGGCCGAGCGCCTGATCTTCCCCGGCGTCGGGGCCTTCGGGGCGGCCATGGAACGGCTGCACCAGTTGGGATACGTGGAGCCGCTGAAGGAGTATCTGGCGGCCGGGCGGCCCTTCCTTGGGATCTGCATCGGGCTCCAGACGCTGTTCGAGGGCAGCGAGGAGTCGCCGGGTGTGGCCGGGCTCGGGCTGATCCCGGGGCTGATCCGGCGCTTCGACGATCCCAGCCTCTCGGTCCCGCACATGGGCTGGAACGGGGTGCGGGTGGAGCGGCCCTCGCCGCTGTTCGCGGACTATGGGGGGGAGAAGTTCTACTTCGTCCACTCCTACCGGGCCGAACCGGATGCGCGCAACGCCGACTGGCGGCTTGCGACCACGGACTATGGCCAGCCCTTCCTGAGCGCCGTGAGCCGCGGGCGGGTGGCGGCGGTCCAGTTCCACCCGGAGAAGAGCGGGGCGGCGGGGCTTAGGCTCCTCAGGCACTTCCTGGCGGGCGAGGAACAGGCCGACCTGTCCCCGGCGGCCCTGGCGAGTGCGGCGGGGCCGACCCGCTTCGCCAAGCGCATCATTGCCTGCCTGGACGTGCGCGCCAACGACCAGGGCGACTTGGTGGTCACCAAGGGCGACCAGTACGACGTCCGCGACAAGGGTGAAGGCGGCGCTGTGCGCAATCTGGGCAAGCCGGTGGAACTGGCGCAACGCTATTACGAGGAGGGGGCCGATGAGGTCACCTTCCTCAACATCACGGCCTTCCGGGACTTCCCGCTCGACGACCAGCCGATGATGGAGGTGCTGCGGCGGACCTCGGAGCGGGTCTTCGTGCCGCTGACCATCGGCGGGGGCATCCGCGCCTTCACCGACGGCGAGGGTCGGCACTATGGCGCGCTTGATGTCGCGCACGCCTATTTCCGCTCCGGTGCGGACAAGGTCTCCATCGGGTCGGACGCGGTGGAGACGGTGCTCGGGGTCCTGGCGCGGGGCGGCAAGGACGGGGGCAGCTCCATCGAACAGATCGCCCGGGTCTACGGCAATCAGGCGGTGGTAATCTCCATCGACCCGCGGCGGGTCTATGTGGACTCACCGGCGGCGACCCGGCACGCCACCGTCGAGACCGCCACCCCGGGGCCGCACGGCGAGCGCTTCTGCTGGTTCCAGTGTACCGTCAAGGGCGGGCGCGAGGGGCGCGACCTGGACGTAGTGGAACTGGCGCGCTGCTGTGAGGACCTGGGGGCCGGGGAGATTCTGGTCAACAGCATCGACCGGGACGGCAGCAAGGCGGGCTTCGACCTGGAACTGATCCAGTCGGTGCGCGCCGCGGTGCGGATCCCGGTGATTGCCTCCAGCGGGGCCGGGCGGGTGGAGCACTTCTCGGAGGTCTTCGCCGCGACCGGGGTGGAGGCGGCCCTGGCGGCGGGGATCTTTCATCGGCGGGAGGTTCCGATTGCGGCGGTCAAGACCCATTTGCGGGGACGGGGGATCGAAACCCGGGCCTGA